From one Candidatus Bipolaricaulota bacterium genomic stretch:
- a CDS encoding extracellular solute-binding protein, producing the protein MFATHNQLFANNDNGRSGLATEVLFNGDFGQMVLETWTKLAKEGIFIYGGPEYSANTAFKSGQLAMLLQSTSSLAGIEKGSQFPVGTSFLPRFEGYPMGNSVIGGGSLWVTKGQSKEELRAVWEFLKYLGQTDIAIQWHKGTGYFPTMNSAVKALLDEGWFSKDQNFLTAFLQILSGRRDTAAVRGVRLGPFVEIREIERAAIEKAVSGVMTPKAALDEAAQKANQLLQDYAQLHK; encoded by the coding sequence AGATGTTCGCGACGCACAATCAATTATTCGCCAACAACGACAACGGCCGCAGCGGTCTCGCGACCGAAGTGCTGTTTAACGGTGACTTCGGGCAGATGGTGTTAGAGACCTGGACCAAACTAGCCAAGGAAGGGATCTTCATCTACGGTGGTCCTGAATACTCGGCGAATACCGCATTCAAATCCGGCCAGCTGGCGATGCTCCTCCAGTCAACCTCATCCTTGGCAGGAATCGAAAAGGGATCACAGTTCCCGGTCGGGACCAGCTTCCTCCCTCGCTTTGAGGGCTATCCGATGGGTAACTCGGTCATTGGCGGTGGAAGCCTATGGGTGACCAAGGGGCAGAGCAAGGAAGAGCTGCGGGCCGTCTGGGAATTCCTGAAGTATCTCGGCCAGACCGACATCGCCATCCAGTGGCACAAGGGCACGGGGTATTTCCCGACGATGAACTCCGCGGTTAAAGCACTGCTTGACGAAGGTTGGTTCAGCAAGGATCAGAACTTCTTGACGGCGTTCCTTCAGATCCTTTCCGGGCGGCGCGACACCGCGGCGGTGCGGGGCGTCCGGCTCGGGCCGTTCGTCGAGATCCGCGAGATCGAGCGCGCGGCGATTGAGAAAGCCGTATCGGGAGTGATGACCCCCAAGGCGGCACTGGATGAGGCAGCGCAGAAGGCGAATCAGCTTCTTCAGGATTACGCCCAACTGCACAAGTAA
- a CDS encoding sugar ABC transporter permease, whose amino-acid sequence MPEDRFPGHRFLPYLLILPSVAVIITFLIVPFIQSVQESFYTSTAFGTKTIFVGFRNYARLFASPDYRQSIITTLIFASFVIVVGLSVSLAIAYLLNQKIKGRGFYQVALIWTYALSPAVAGTIWALMFAPATGIVPYIVNRLTGGYVLNWMTNGQLALFVVSAAATWKMLGYNIVFFLAGLQNVPGELLEAARVDGAGGWRTFWKITFPMLSPTTTFLLFVNMLYSVFQVFGLIDIMTRGGPGNATNILVYNLYRDAFIHLDSGSASAQSFIIFIVISIAAVVQLRVATRKAVYAR is encoded by the coding sequence ATGCCGGAAGATAGGTTCCCTGGACATCGATTCCTGCCGTATCTTCTTATCTTGCCGTCGGTGGCGGTCATCATTACTTTCTTGATCGTTCCGTTCATCCAGAGCGTGCAGGAATCTTTTTATACCTCGACGGCGTTCGGTACAAAGACGATATTTGTCGGGTTTCGCAACTACGCGCGACTGTTCGCTTCCCCCGATTATCGACAAAGCATCATCACAACGTTGATTTTCGCCAGCTTCGTAATTGTAGTCGGCCTTTCTGTATCGCTCGCTATCGCTTATCTGCTGAATCAGAAGATCAAAGGGCGGGGATTCTATCAAGTCGCACTTATCTGGACGTACGCCCTCTCCCCTGCGGTTGCAGGCACCATCTGGGCCTTGATGTTCGCCCCAGCGACAGGAATCGTTCCGTACATAGTGAATCGACTCACCGGTGGATATGTCCTTAACTGGATGACCAACGGGCAGCTAGCCCTGTTCGTGGTCTCCGCGGCCGCGACCTGGAAGATGCTGGGGTACAATATTGTTTTCTTCCTCGCCGGACTGCAGAACGTCCCGGGCGAGCTGCTAGAGGCGGCGCGGGTCGACGGGGCAGGGGGATGGCGAACGTTCTGGAAGATAACCTTCCCCATGCTCTCCCCAACCACTACCTTCCTCCTGTTCGTCAATATGCTATATTCCGTATTCCAGGTGTTCGGACTAATCGATATCATGACCCGTGGGGGACCGGGAAATGCAACGAACATACTTGTGTACAACCTATATCGCGATGCGTTCATTCATCTCGATTCTGGATCGGCGTCAGCCCAGTCGTTCATCATCTTTATCGTGATATCGATAGCGGCAGTCGTTCAGCTGCGGGTGGCCACGCGCAAGGCCGTGTACGCTCGGTGA
- a CDS encoding ABC transporter permease subunit, with product MITRTRTKLLIHAILIILVAVIAFPVIYALITSTLTFQQAYSYPPRLIPGTHLWQNIVEAWHRANFGRLFFNSTLISLVVSFVKIVLSLLAAFAYTHFRFRGRSILFPMTMVTQMLPLPVRILPTYQLMASFHWINSYYALMFPFFASTTGILLFRQFFMTVPRDLSDAARVDGTSPMRYFLQILVPISKTNIAALFVIEFIFIWSQYLWPLIVTTTADMRVVQIGLKMLLASEQIAPEWNVIMAGTIIAMLPPLVVLILFRKSFAEGIAMQSEK from the coding sequence ATGATCACAAGGACAAGAACGAAACTCCTGATTCACGCGATCCTCATCATCTTGGTGGCAGTGATCGCGTTTCCGGTCATCTATGCCCTGATTACCAGCACCCTTACGTTCCAACAGGCGTATTCTTACCCGCCTCGTCTCATTCCCGGGACTCATCTCTGGCAGAACATCGTCGAGGCGTGGCATCGGGCCAACTTCGGAAGACTGTTCTTCAACAGTACTTTGATCTCGTTAGTTGTATCGTTTGTCAAGATAGTCCTATCGCTGTTAGCGGCATTTGCCTACACGCACTTTCGTTTCCGTGGACGTTCCATCCTCTTTCCGATGACCATGGTCACGCAGATGCTTCCGCTCCCGGTGCGAATCCTACCGACGTATCAGCTGATGGCATCGTTTCACTGGATCAACTCCTACTATGCGCTGATGTTCCCGTTCTTCGCCAGCACTACTGGGATCCTCCTGTTCCGCCAGTTCTTCATGACCGTGCCCCGCGACCTGTCCGACGCCGCCCGGGTAGATGGAACAAGCCCGATGAGATATTTCTTGCAGATCCTCGTTCCGATCTCGAAGACGAACATCGCTGCTCTGTTCGTGATCGAGTTCATCTTCATTTGGAGCCAGTACCTGTGGCCGCTGATCGTCACCACCACAGCTGATATGCGCGTCGTGCAGATCGGACTGAAGATGCTGTTGGCAAGCGAGCAGATCGCTCCCGAATGGAACGTAATTATGGCAGGAACGATCATCGCTATGCTCCCCCCGCTCGTCGTTCTCATCCTGTTCCGGAAGAGCTTTGCCGAGGGGATAGCCATGCAATCGGAGAAATAG
- a CDS encoding HAD-IIA family hydrolase: MGALIGYLLDLDGTVYLGERLIPGVDRAIAELRARGRRIVFLSNKPLQSRTDYAEKLTRLGIPTTEDEVINSSYVLARYLGKRAPGATVYAIGEPPLIAELEAAGFAISEDPKKIEYVIAAFDRTFDYHKLNIAFQALRRGAHFVATNPDRTCPVDGGEIPDAAGVIAALEATTGRKVEEIVGKPSRHTVAVALERLGLPAEECAMVGDRLETDVVMGKQAGLTAILTLTGVTTPDAVSEAPVPPDYVIESVAALPELDARLQG, translated from the coding sequence ATGGGAGCATTGATAGGGTATCTGCTCGATCTCGACGGAACGGTATATCTGGGAGAGCGGCTGATCCCGGGCGTCGATCGGGCAATCGCCGAGCTGCGAGCCCGCGGGCGGAGGATCGTCTTTCTCTCCAATAAACCGCTCCAATCCCGCACCGACTACGCCGAAAAACTGACCCGTCTCGGGATCCCCACGACGGAGGATGAGGTGATCAACTCCTCCTACGTCCTCGCCCGCTACCTCGGGAAACGCGCTCCCGGCGCGACGGTGTACGCAATCGGAGAGCCTCCCCTCATCGCCGAGCTTGAGGCCGCTGGGTTCGCCATCTCCGAGGATCCGAAGAAGATCGAGTACGTGATCGCCGCGTTCGACCGCACGTTCGACTACCACAAGCTGAACATCGCGTTCCAAGCACTGCGCCGCGGTGCTCATTTCGTCGCCACCAACCCGGACCGCACCTGCCCGGTCGACGGGGGCGAGATCCCGGACGCAGCCGGGGTGATCGCGGCCCTCGAGGCGACAACCGGGAGGAAGGTGGAGGAGATCGTGGGTAAGCCGTCCCGCCACACGGTGGCAGTGGCGCTGGAGCGGCTCGGGCTCCCGGCGGAGGAATGCGCTATGGTCGGGGATCGGCTCGAGACGGACGTAGTGATGGGAAAGCAGGCCGGCCTCACCGCGATCCTCACCCTCACCGGGGTGACCACGCCGGATGCTGTCTCTGAAGCACCTGTGCCGCCGGACTACGTGATCGAGAGCGTCGCCGCACTCCCGGAGTTGGATGCCCGACTGCAAGGATGA
- the glpK gene encoding glycerol kinase GlpK — MEYVGAIDLGTTGVRFVVFDRHGNPVGAAYHELTLRFPRPGWVEQDPLELLDRTIAVMREGLSQAGITASELVGIGITNQRETAIAWDANTGTPVHPAIVWQDRRTAARCAEIGGEEWITVRTGLPLDPYFSATKLEWLFAHRPELRARAEAGEVLVGTPDSWLIWNLTGVHATDTTNASRTLLFDIRELAWSEDLCRFFSIPSACLPQVRPSVSTFGRLKPGIIGPEVPIAGVLGDQQAALFGQRGFDQGMGKVTWGTGAFLLANTGETPVRSTHGLITTIAYTTPDAVAYALEGSAFVAGAAVQWLRDGLGLIATAAETESLARSVDSTGGVYLVPAFAGLGAPHWDPHARGTIVGLTRGTTRAHLVRAALEGIAYETCDLVRAMERDIGSQLAELRVDGGAARNNFLCQFQSDVLGIPVVRPAYLETTARGAAFAAGLARGYWERFESLQGLTGEEEQFSPRMDNATRGQLLAGWARAVDRAKGWAK; from the coding sequence GTGGAGTACGTGGGGGCAATCGACCTGGGGACAACCGGAGTGCGGTTTGTGGTGTTCGACCGGCATGGCAATCCGGTTGGGGCGGCGTACCACGAGCTTACCCTGAGATTTCCCCGACCCGGCTGGGTGGAGCAGGACCCGCTCGAACTGCTCGACCGTACGATTGCAGTAATGCGGGAAGGACTGTCCCAGGCCGGGATCACCGCCTCCGAGCTCGTCGGAATCGGAATCACCAATCAGCGCGAGACTGCGATCGCGTGGGATGCGAACACCGGCACGCCGGTTCATCCGGCGATCGTGTGGCAGGACCGCCGCACCGCGGCCCGTTGCGCCGAGATCGGTGGTGAAGAATGGATCACGGTCCGCACCGGACTCCCGCTCGATCCCTACTTTTCCGCGACGAAGCTGGAATGGCTGTTCGCCCACCGGCCCGAGCTCCGGGCCCGCGCGGAGGCGGGGGAGGTATTGGTCGGCACTCCCGATTCCTGGCTGATCTGGAACCTGACCGGGGTTCATGCAACGGATACAACGAACGCCTCCCGTACCCTCCTGTTCGACATCAGGGAGCTGGCCTGGAGCGAAGATCTCTGTCGATTCTTTTCGATCCCTTCTGCATGCCTTCCCCAGGTCCGTCCGAGCGTCTCCACCTTCGGGCGGTTGAAGCCGGGGATCATCGGCCCGGAGGTCCCGATCGCTGGGGTCCTCGGGGATCAGCAGGCGGCCCTGTTCGGCCAGCGCGGGTTCGACCAGGGGATGGGGAAGGTCACCTGGGGGACGGGCGCGTTCCTCCTCGCGAATACGGGGGAAACCCCGGTGCGGAGCACGCATGGGCTCATCACCACGATCGCCTACACCACCCCGGATGCGGTCGCCTACGCCCTGGAGGGATCAGCGTTCGTCGCTGGGGCAGCGGTGCAGTGGCTGCGGGACGGGCTTGGGCTGATCGCCACCGCCGCCGAGACCGAGTCCCTCGCCCGGTCCGTCGATTCGACCGGTGGGGTGTATCTCGTCCCGGCGTTCGCCGGGCTCGGGGCACCGCACTGGGACCCGCACGCGCGGGGAACGATCGTCGGGCTCACCCGCGGCACGACTCGAGCCCATCTCGTACGGGCGGCGCTCGAGGGGATCGCCTACGAGACGTGCGACCTCGTGCGGGCAATGGAACGAGATATTGGATCGCAGCTCGCTGAGCTGCGGGTAGATGGCGGAGCAGCGCGTAACAACTTCCTTTGCCAATTCCAATCCGACGTCCTTGGAATCCCGGTCGTACGACCCGCGTATCTGGAGACGACCGCGCGCGGGGCGGCGTTCGCCGCCGGGCTCGCCCGCGGGTACTGGGAGCGGTTCGAATCCCTACAGGGGCTTACAGGGGAGGAGGAACAATTCTCCCCGCGGATGGACAATGCAACGCGAGGACAGCTCCTCGCAGGATGGGCGCGGGCGGTTGATCGCGCGAAAGGATGGGCAAAATGA
- a CDS encoding NAD(P)/FAD-dependent oxidoreductase codes for MRIGVIGAGVVGALIARELCRYDVEVHLFEREADVAFGVSKANSGVIHGCFHEQPGTARARFCVEGNAMYATLAQELDFPFLRIGAHVVAFDADDVATLKRLKEQGEQIGVPDLAIISGEELRAREPYVSPDAQAALWSPTVGIVEPWDVAIAAVENARDNGLNLHLGTEVTGIVLDGERVTGVQTSQGDYRLDAVVNAAGLYADRVARMAGVDRPVLHPRRGEYLLLDKQAGKMANSVLFPAPTNNSKGILVLPTVDGNILLGPTADDLPELTPDAIATSPTGLAAAVAGAKRLVPAVDPRLTIKTFAGVRPEPAGGEFVIGPTEVSGFYQAAGMRSPGLTAAPAVAHHLVEEIAAAFALGRNEAFDPVRHGLPRFSALSPRDRAALIEKDPSYGRIVCRCNEVTEGEIVAAIRRGARTVDGIKFRTRAGFGRCQGGFCTARILSILARELGVRPEDVTARGRGDSIVVGRVRP; via the coding sequence ATGAGAATTGGGGTGATCGGGGCCGGAGTCGTCGGAGCGCTCATCGCCCGCGAGCTCTGCCGGTACGACGTTGAGGTGCACCTCTTCGAGCGGGAGGCAGACGTTGCGTTCGGGGTGAGCAAGGCGAACTCCGGGGTGATCCACGGCTGCTTCCACGAACAGCCAGGGACCGCCCGCGCCCGGTTCTGCGTCGAGGGGAACGCGATGTACGCCACCCTTGCCCAGGAGCTCGACTTCCCGTTTCTGCGCATCGGTGCGCATGTAGTTGCGTTTGACGCCGACGACGTGGCGACCCTGAAGCGCCTCAAGGAACAGGGGGAGCAGATCGGGGTTCCGGACTTGGCGATCATCTCCGGGGAGGAACTGCGCGCCCGCGAACCGTACGTTAGTCCAGATGCCCAGGCCGCGCTGTGGTCCCCGACGGTGGGGATCGTCGAGCCGTGGGATGTGGCGATCGCCGCGGTGGAGAACGCGCGTGACAACGGGTTGAACCTGCATCTGGGGACCGAGGTGACCGGGATCGTGCTGGACGGGGAGCGGGTCACTGGGGTGCAGACCTCCCAGGGTGACTACCGACTCGATGCGGTGGTGAACGCCGCCGGGCTGTACGCTGACCGGGTGGCGCGGATGGCCGGAGTCGACCGGCCGGTCCTCCACCCCCGCCGCGGGGAGTACCTCCTCCTGGACAAGCAGGCCGGTAAAATGGCGAACTCCGTTCTGTTCCCTGCTCCGACGAACAACTCCAAGGGGATCCTTGTCCTTCCCACGGTCGACGGCAACATCCTCCTCGGCCCGACCGCCGATGACCTGCCCGAACTGACTCCGGATGCGATCGCCACATCCCCGACCGGGCTCGCCGCGGCAGTCGCCGGGGCAAAACGCCTCGTCCCTGCAGTCGATCCCCGTCTGACGATCAAGACGTTCGCCGGGGTGCGACCCGAGCCGGCCGGAGGTGAGTTCGTGATCGGCCCGACCGAGGTATCCGGCTTCTACCAGGCAGCGGGGATGCGCTCCCCTGGCCTGACCGCTGCCCCGGCGGTGGCGCATCACCTCGTCGAGGAGATCGCGGCCGCGTTTGCGCTCGGACGGAACGAGGCGTTCGACCCGGTACGCCACGGTCTTCCGCGGTTCTCAGCGCTCTCCCCGCGTGACCGCGCCGCCCTGATCGAGAAGGACCCAAGCTACGGGAGAATCGTCTGTCGCTGCAACGAGGTCACCGAAGGGGAGATCGTCGCTGCGATCCGCCGCGGTGCGCGGACGGTGGACGGGATCAAGTTCCGCACCCGGGCCGGGTTCGGCCGCTGCCAGGGGGGATTCTGCACCGCGCGCATCCTCTCCATCCTGGCCCGCGAGCTCGGGGTCAGGCCCGAGGATGTAACAGCGCGAGGAAGAGGGGACAGCATCGTGGTGGGGAGGGTGAGGCCATGA
- a CDS encoding FAD-dependent oxidoreductase, whose translation MTTYRTDVLVIGGGAAGLAAATAAASSGRETLLIEREDSPGGVLEQCIHPGFGVHRYKEELTGPEFAARLVGELERSGAEVLSKRSVLSIDPKTRVVETTGPEGLRTIKPRAVVFTTGARERPFGALRIPGPRPVGVFTAGLAQKLVNLYNLLPGRRALILGSGDIGLIMARRLHLEGVEVVGVLELKPFPGGLTRNVVQCLDDFGIPLHLSHTVTAVHGTTRLTGVTAAAVDGDGRPIPGTGREFEVDTLILSVGLIPEAELVSPFVGLDPINRGPRVDSRWRTEAPWLFAAGNSVAVFDLVDAVAAAGAEAGRFAARFAAGEDEEGRIVPLVRGENVLHLVPTALDSSIPTVIRLRVPRPMERAQVRLGGGIVSRRFVGVRPAEMVEVRLSAEAVEALAKLAEVKVEVIEG comes from the coding sequence ATGACCACGTATCGGACCGACGTGTTGGTGATCGGAGGTGGGGCGGCCGGGCTCGCCGCCGCGACCGCTGCCGCCTCTTCCGGGCGGGAGACCCTCTTGATCGAACGGGAGGACTCCCCGGGAGGGGTACTCGAACAGTGCATCCATCCGGGGTTTGGAGTGCACCGTTACAAAGAAGAGCTCACCGGCCCGGAGTTCGCCGCGCGGCTGGTCGGAGAGCTGGAGCGGAGCGGGGCGGAAGTCCTTTCCAAAAGGAGCGTCCTGTCCATCGACCCGAAGACTCGCGTCGTGGAGACGACCGGGCCGGAGGGGCTGCGGACGATCAAGCCACGGGCGGTGGTATTCACCACCGGAGCGCGGGAGCGACCGTTCGGGGCGTTGCGGATCCCGGGACCGCGGCCGGTCGGGGTGTTCACCGCCGGGCTCGCCCAGAAGCTCGTCAATCTGTACAACCTCCTCCCCGGGCGGAGGGCCCTCATCCTCGGCTCCGGGGACATCGGCCTGATCATGGCGCGTCGGCTCCACTTGGAGGGGGTAGAGGTGGTCGGGGTGCTGGAGCTCAAGCCGTTCCCGGGCGGGCTCACTCGAAACGTCGTCCAGTGCCTCGATGACTTTGGAATCCCGCTTCACCTCTCCCACACCGTCACCGCAGTGCACGGGACGACCCGGCTCACCGGGGTAACCGCGGCCGCAGTCGACGGGGACGGTCGTCCGATCCCGGGGACGGGCCGGGAGTTCGAGGTGGACACGCTGATCCTCTCCGTCGGCCTGATCCCGGAGGCGGAGCTGGTTTCACCGTTCGTCGGGCTCGACCCGATCAACCGCGGCCCGCGCGTCGACTCCCGATGGCGGACCGAGGCTCCATGGCTGTTCGCCGCGGGAAACAGCGTAGCGGTATTCGACCTTGTTGACGCAGTCGCCGCCGCCGGGGCCGAGGCAGGGCGGTTTGCCGCCCGGTTCGCTGCCGGCGAAGACGAGGAGGGGCGAATAGTCCCACTCGTACGTGGGGAGAACGTCCTCCACCTTGTCCCCACCGCGCTCGATTCGAGCATCCCCACGGTCATTCGCCTCCGCGTTCCCCGACCGATGGAGCGTGCCCAGGTGCGGCTCGGCGGGGGGATCGTCTCCCGCCGGTTCGTCGGGGTTCGTCCGGCCGAGATGGTGGAGGTACGGCTCTCCGCCGAAGCGGTGGAAGCCCTCGCCAAACTAGCGGAGGTGAAGGTGGAGGTGATCGAGGG